From the Catharus ustulatus isolate bCatUst1 chromosome 2, bCatUst1.pri.v2, whole genome shotgun sequence genome, the window CTGGATAATTCACTTGGAGAGACTTCTGCAGATCTTTGGTCCCACACCTGCCTCAGCAGGGCCAGCTGGGAGATCTCATGGCTTTGTCCAGCTGGGTCCTGAAAACTTCTGTGGATGGAGATGGGAGccctctgggcagcctgctcgGATGCTCCATGGGgaaacatttctcatttcattcaGCTGAAACCTCCCTCGTTTAACCTCACCTGCTGCCTCCCATCCTCTGCTGGGAACATCCTGGTCCagcctccctggagcagggcagggctctgctggatCCCTGCAAACCTTCTCCTCTGGGCTGGACAAGCCTCTTTCCTGGCTCTCTTATCCCAGGGCATTCTCCAGCCCAGCAGTCCCTGGCACCCTGCTGGACTCCCTGGAGCTGGCACGGCAGGAATTCTGCCAAGGTTCCCTCTGTTCCCTGTTTGAGCAtcccctgtcccactgcccctcccctccagcccatccccagagccttcCCAGGATCTCGCAGGGCTCTGAACCTGGAACCTcttgtgctgtgccctgtgcttgCCTGTCACCACAGGTGTCCAGGCACCACACAGAGCCCGTGTCCTCTGGGGTTTTGCTCATTTATTCCCTTCCACCTGGCAGTAAGATTGTGAAATGAGCAGGGCTTGGATGTGAGAACCACTGACAATCCACCTTGCCCTGGGAACCTCttctgagctggagcaggagggtcTGAGTGCCTGATTCCCTGTTCTGTTGGAAATCCTGcaatcccagactggtttggactgggagGAGCCTTGAAGACCATGCTGTTCCAAGATGTGCCACGGGCTGGGACACTTCCCtgcaccaggctgctccagtctGGCATTCAGcacttgcagggatccagggacagacacggcttctctgggcagcctgtgccagtgccaacaaaatttgcatttgtttccAGTGCTGATTTCCTAAACAGGAGGTGTCAGGGTTACATTTTCACAATTTTAATGCCTTTTGATCTCCAGTTGGCAGCCTTGGCTTAGCAGCTTGGTCGTGGTTGGGATGAGCACGGAAAACGTGTTTGCTCACTCCACAGAGCATCTCAAACTCTGGAATTTGGGGACGACTGTGAAATAGTggagcatttttcttttcaccctaaaagtattttttttcctttttttcaacAAAACCTGCCCATCCTTTTCCTTCAGTTCAGGATCTGGTGGCTGAACAGGAGCGTAGCCGTGTGTGGCactgttcccaaatccctgcagaggctgctggggaggtgCAGGGGTGTGcactgctctgcccagcacagcccagagcagtttgtgctgctggtttgttttAGGTCTAGGccctgtgagagcagagctgggatgggcaggactCACACCCTGTGGGAATTCCATGGCTCCTTCCATCAGCTCTGCTGACGATGGCATGCCGGGCTGGAAGCCTTTGGGTGCCTTTGAGTCTTACCAGCTTGCCAAGTCTTATTAATGTCCCAGTCATTGCTCTGCATTGAATGTCATGTATGTGCAGCATCTGCAAAAAATCCATCTATTCCTTGTGGAAGGTCATGGGATTTGAGGGAGCCTTTTCTTCTGTCTGTATGGTGCAGAAAGATTAGGTTGGAGTTGTCTGAGATCTTCAGGGTGTGCTGCAGACGAGCCAGGTGTGTGTCTGAATGGGCTTGGGGCTGGAAGCTTTcttgcaaaaaacaaaaagggagtTCAAAAACCTTGTAGGGATGGCCAAACTCCCTGCCCCTCAGGCCCACgtgctgctgccctccctctgaggtctgctggctgtgcccctgaGCAGGATGGAGATCTCCAGGTGGGAGAtgacagcagcatctcctggggcAGGAAGGTTTCATGGTTCTCCTGGCAGACAGAATGAAATGTCCCAAAATCATggaacagaatcacagagccaCCGGGGCTGTGACTGATCCCCCACCAGTGCCACATCACTGGTAAATATTTCACTCCCCACATGTCAGGGCTGCAGTTCTGTGGATCTCAAACCACATTTTGGCCAGTTTTGAGCACGGTGGAGAATAAGAGGCAGCAGTCAGTGTTTGCCTTGGGAAGCAGCAAGGGCACCAGGGCAGGATCCCACCCCTGAACTCTCCTGGTTTTGTCTGACAATGAGCACTTCACCAGCCCAGATCAGTGACTTTCTGTTCTGCTCCACATGTGAGGtagctggagagaaaaaaaaatggagagaaaaaaaagatgcgGAAACAACTccataaaaaagcagaaagagggCAGGGAAGATTCCTGAGGGGAGGATTCCCAGGCCACTGCTTGCTCTGTGTTGTGCTCATTATCTCGCTGTGTCCCAGGGTCCCTTGGCCAGGGTGGAACCccaacagccccaggagctcagcctgggagcagctcccacagcactgggaaggggAGAGCTCTGCTCAAATATCTCGGATCCGAACTGGAGCTTGCAGGGAAAACTGACAGAAGGGAACAACATCCAGGAGAAGAGAGCTTGGCTGTAGAGATGCCTGGCTTGCAGCATCCTCACACGGGATTCTGAACTTGGTGACTGAGAATTCTGAGGAGATTCTGAGTCTGCCCCACTCTGAAACCTTGCAGAGCTCATCCCTGGATGTCTGTgtttcctggctgcagctgctttccagaACGGATCCGGAGCAAAAACCACGAGGAGCCTCTGCCACAGTAAGAAAATGTTTGTGGGGGAGTTGGAGGGCAAAGTGTGGGGGATTTatcagcacagctggagagcagggtGGAGGGGGGGTGAGAGAGGGAGAGATAAAGGTtggaggggagaggaaggggaagggaaagagaagggagagaaggagaaagaaagagaagaaagatgggagagctggggtcatccagcctggagaggagaagctccagggagagctcagagccctgccagggcctgaaggggctccaggagagctgagagggactggggacaagggagggagggacagacacagggaatggctcccagtggggtttgatgggatattgggaattaggaattgttcctgggaggggctgggatggaattgccagagcagctgtggctgcccctggatccctggaatgttcagttccaggttggacactggggctggagcacctgggacagtgggaggtgtccctgccatggtggggTGAAATTAAATGAACTTTGAGGttcctcccagcccaaacctttCCATGGTTCTTTGTTGAGTTGGGATTGGTCAAAGGCTGAACTCAAAGATCCTGgatttccaacctcagtgattctgtgattctgccaCTTGGATCCCCCTGGGAGAACCAATCTGCCTTTACTGGTGTCTCAAAGTCATGGCCCCAGGTTCCATCTCTGCAGAAATCCAGGCCCAgcagcaatcccaaatcctgaggCACTGATGAAAACCTGTGTGCACTTATCAGTGCCAGAGAATTAGAGATGAACTGGAGCACCAGGGGCTGTTGCAGTGCCTGTCTCACAGCCCCATTCCCTCAGGGAAATGATCAGGGGGGCAGAAATTTTCCAGTGAGACCCAGGTAATTCCAtcagggctggcagctgaggTGCCTCAGTACTGCTGGTGATTACTGAGGCTCCTTGTTCATTCTCTTTGTGTCTTAATTCTGCTGCCAATGTCATCCCTGGAATAGATTTTgggcacagtgacagcagcagtccTCCCACACCGTGTGTAAATCGGGTATAAAAAGCTGCAGTGTGAGCCCTGCCTGTTGTACATCTGAGCTGGAAAAGCCCCTCTCACATCAGGAGGATAAAGCCTGGTGCTATTTCAGGCCTTCAGCACAGATGTGCAATAAAACCCCCACGGTTCACACCCAGCATTACTTACAAAATAACTCCATTAATAACCTGCAGAGCCATAAAGGCACTTTGCATCGTTGGTTTGCACAGATTGGGCATGAAAGGAATGACCAGGAAGCTGAGGGAGTGCTTGACCTGTGCTGTCCAccagggcaggaggggtggTGGGTTTAttccagcacaggcactgtGCCTGAAAATAGAAAGGTACCTAAAGCAAAGCCTTTTATGCACCTTCAGGCCATTGTCCTGGGATCACAGCACTCCTGGAAAATCTATGGATACAGAATAAGGtgaataatctgattttttttttctacagataTTCTGGTTTTTCCATACATGTTTTTTGTAGGATGAAAATCCAATTTGTAtgtgcaaaaaaaattgaaaaatccatgtctgcctgtgcctgtgAGCTGTTCTGGGGAGGGCTGGGTCGTgggaggcagcactgccagcttcAGCCTCACGGAGCACATTTCTGACAGGGCACCACAGCACATATGGAAAAAATCAAGCAGCACTGAAGTATTACAGAAAGCACTGAAAGTCTGCTGGGTTTTTtgccattatttttaattctgtcctttagaaagaaaagcaaaccagTTCAGCTGACGGGTTTGTGATTCAAAAGGTTGATTTTACGGAGTTCTGCCTTTTAGAGAATTCAGGCAATCCCTGCTGGAACTCAAATGTCAGCATTTTGTCGCTGCATATGTTGTTGCACAGAGCCATAACGGGGTAAAAAACCGTGAGAGGAGGGAGCTGCGTGATCAGCTCTGGGCTCCGGGAATGCCAGGAATGGCCCTGAGGGACCGCGAGCCATGGGAAAGGGCTGACGAGAAGTTTGTGTTTGCTCGCAGCGGGAAGCGCCCTGGCAGAGCATGAGCGGCCGTGGCGCGGCGGGCCATGCCCTTCTCcaacagctctgagctcagcccgTCCTTCCTGCTGGCCAGCATCCCGGGGCTGGAGGCGGCGCAGGCCTGGGTGGCCATCCCGCTGTGCTCGGCCTacgtgctggccctgctgggcaACTGCGCCGTGCTGCTGGTGGTGCGCGCCGAGCCCAGCCTGCACGCGCCCATGTACTTCTTCCTCTGCATGCTGGCCGCCATCGACCTGGCGCTGGCCACCGCCACCGTGCCGCGCATCCTCTGCTTCTACTGGTTCGGCAGCCGGGAGATCAGCTTCGGGGCCTGCCTGCTGCAGATGTTCCTCATCCACACGCTGTCGGCCGTCGAGTCCAGCgtgctgctggccatggccGTGGACCGCTACGTGGCCATCTGCCACCCGCTGCGCCACGCCGCCATCCTCACCAACGGCGCCACGGCCAAGGTGGGGCTGCTGGCCATGGCGCGGGGCGTGCTCTTcttcctgcccctgcccctgctgctgctgcccctgcccttcTGCGGCTCCCGGGCGCTGTCCCACTCCTTCTGCCTGCACCAGGACGTGATGAACCTGGCCTGCGCCAACACCACCCCCAGCGTGGTGTACGGGCTCACGGCCATCCTGCTGGTCATGGGGCTGGACGCCGTGCTCATCTGCCTCTCCTACCTCCTCATCCTCAAGGCCGTGCTGCGCCTGGCGGCCTGGAGGGAGCGGCTCAAGGTGTTCAGCACCTGCATCGCCCACATCTGCGTGGTGCTGGCCTTCTACGTGCCCCTGATCGGGCTCTCCGTGGTGCACAGGTTTGGGAAGAACCTGGCCCCGCTGGTCCACATCATCATGGGCAACGTCTACATCCTGGTGCCCGCCGTGCTCAACCCCATCATCTACGGGGTGAGGACCAAGCAGATCCAGAGGAGGATCCTGAGTCTGATCCATGTCACCGACAGAGCTCCGCGGTGACCCGGGCTCAGCCCGTGCCCTCACTCCGGCTCATGTTGGGCACTCGgtctctgctgctgggctgtgccctccctgtgccctgaggTGCTGccaccaggcaggagctggctgcaAACTCCTTCCCAGAGTGTTCACCCTCACCAAACCTGAAATGGCTGCAGGGATCTAGATCCACATCTGATTCCACAAGAAGGGAAAAGTGACTCGGCCGACTCACCCAGATGTCCCAACACTGCTCCTCTTGGTTCCTGCCCCGCCTCTGacagtggcagagcagagcaaatgCTGGATGGTTTGGGATGATTCAGTTTATTAATTGTTTTCACGTGAGGCAAGGCCACATTCCAAAATTTTTACCAGAAAATTTGCATGTAGCATCATTCTgtaagtaaaataataaataataataaagtaaataaataaataaataataaaataaataataataaagtaaaataattacagGACACCTGTCCAAAGTGATATTACAGATgcagaaaagcatttcagaagaaGAACATCCACCTCTGTGGTCTTGTTCTGACCTGTGCTCTGTCAAGACCCCTCAACCTCCTCGTAGCAGATGCTGTGGAAAAACTTCAGAGTCAGAGATGCTGGTAGcaattgtaaaaataatttatattaataattgtattcaataaaatgaaaacatctcaagggaaaaaataagcaCATTATAAATGTTAGCGATGACTCCAAGCTGAAGGAAGTCTCATTTCCAAGCCAAAGGTGTTCCACACTGGGAATTCCTAAAAAGTCCTGTCACTGGCACCACTGGACAGggtctggcaccatcctctggCACACCCTGGGGAGATTGGTGTGGGTGGATGGGAGCCCCTCTCAGTGCTCTGGTTATGATGAGTTTGCTGTGGTTTCACAGGAGCTGTGGTTTCACAGGAATTGGGGTTTCCCTCGAGGTGAAGTCAGGGATGTGTTTGCAgttccctcctggcagggacttgtgcagagccacaaggtcccccctgagcctccttttctccaggctgagccccttcccagctccctcagcccctcctggggctccagcccattcccagctccctcaggaattctccagccccttcccagctccctcaggaattctccagccccttcccagctccctcaggaattctccagccccttcccagctccctcaggaattctccagccccttcccagctccctcagggattctccagcccattcccagctccctcaggaattctccagcccattcccagctcccccagcccctcctggacTCTCCAGGACAGAGGTCCATTTTAGATGAGATCTCCCCAAGGCTCTGTCGTGT encodes:
- the LOC117010375 gene encoding olfactory receptor 51E2-like; translation: MPFSNSSELSPSFLLASIPGLEAAQAWVAIPLCSAYVLALLGNCAVLLVVRAEPSLHAPMYFFLCMLAAIDLALATATVPRILCFYWFGSREISFGACLLQMFLIHTLSAVESSVLLAMAVDRYVAICHPLRHAAILTNGATAKVGLLAMARGVLFFLPLPLLLLPLPFCGSRALSHSFCLHQDVMNLACANTTPSVVYGLTAILLVMGLDAVLICLSYLLILKAVLRLAAWRERLKVFSTCIAHICVVLAFYVPLIGLSVVHRFGKNLAPLVHIIMGNVYILVPAVLNPIIYGVRTKQIQRRILSLIHVTDRAPR